A single genomic interval of Maledivibacter sp. harbors:
- a CDS encoding L-threonine 3-dehydrogenase: MKRILVTGALGQIGSELVLKLRGIYGENNVVASSNSIEQEGSKELIQSGPFEIVDVLNPQQMADATEKHNIDTIIHLASILSAVGEAKPHLLWNVNMNGLYNALEVAREKNCGIFVPSSIAAFGPNTPKDMTPQDTIQRPTTIYGVSKVSGELLCDYYFERFGVDTRGVRFPGLISYEALPGGGTTDYAVHIYYEALKTKEFTCNIKEGTKMDMMYMPDALDSIVNLMEADGSKLNHRNAFNIGAMSFGPEEIYGEIKKNIPEFKMIYDVDPVKQKIAESWPDSLDDSDARNEWGWNPRYNLETMTKDMLEKLKKKLDIGL; encoded by the coding sequence ATGAAAAGAATTTTAGTTACAGGGGCATTAGGACAAATTGGTTCAGAGTTGGTTTTGAAGCTTAGAGGCATTTATGGAGAAAATAACGTTGTTGCTAGTAGTAATAGTATAGAACAAGAAGGTAGTAAGGAGCTAATACAATCTGGACCATTTGAGATAGTCGATGTTTTAAACCCACAACAAATGGCAGATGCAACTGAAAAACATAATATAGATACTATTATACACTTAGCATCCATACTTTCGGCAGTAGGGGAAGCAAAGCCTCATTTGCTTTGGAATGTAAATATGAATGGATTATACAATGCTTTAGAAGTTGCGAGGGAGAAAAATTGCGGAATATTTGTCCCAAGCTCCATAGCTGCCTTTGGGCCAAATACGCCAAAGGATATGACTCCTCAGGATACTATCCAAAGACCTACAACTATATATGGGGTTTCTAAGGTTTCTGGAGAATTACTATGCGATTATTATTTTGAGAGATTTGGTGTGGATACTAGGGGAGTTAGATTCCCTGGACTCATTTCCTACGAAGCTTTACCAGGCGGGGGAACAACGGATTATGCTGTACATATTTACTATGAAGCGTTAAAAACAAAGGAATTCACTTGTAATATAAAAGAAGGTACTAAGATGGATATGATGTATATGCCCGATGCACTAGATTCTATAGTTAATTTAATGGAAGCCGATGGATCTAAACTAAATCATAGGAATGCATTTAATATAGGTGCTATGAGTTTTGGACCTGAAGAAATTTATGGAGAAATTAAAAAGAATATTCCAGAGTTTAAGATGATATATGATGTTGACCCTGTGAAGCAGAAAATAGCTGAATCATGGCCGGATTCATTAGATGATAGTGATGCACGAAATGAATGGGGATGGAATCCAAGATACAATCTTGAGACAATGACAAAGGATATGCTAGAAAAATTGAAGAAAAAGCTTGATATAGGGCTTTAG